The nucleotide window CACGCTCGTCCAGTACCCAAGCATGAGAACCTTTGCGCTTCCAACTCTGGTCTTCTACAAACGGGGCTACCCATTCATCTTTAAGTGATGCAACACTCGGCCATTCACCATCTGAGTCCATGCGCAGGTCACGAATTTCTTCATGAGCCAAACGCAGCTCTGATAGCATCGCCAAGTTTTCTTGTTCAACATCAGTCACTAGAATTTGATGATCAAGCACTGCTTTTACGTGAGATTCTGCCTGATGAAATGGGATCGCGACGGTTGCAAAGCAAAGGATGAACACAATGATCAGTCCTACCCATTTGCCTTCTCTACCGCCCGTATCAGCACGTACGCCTTGAATCATCATTTTTCACTGATCTCAACAACATCAACTTCAACGGGAAACTCATGGCCTGAATCGAACACAAGGTAGAATTCAGTGTCAGGATGTGGGAACTCAACGATAGAGCGTTTATCTGTCATCTCTTTTGCAATTAAGTTGTCTTCGTAATCGTACATCTCAACTGCATAATCTATCGCTTTACTGCCATCCGAATAACCCGCTTCACAAGCAACAGTTTTGCCTTCAAGCCAACAGCTCATCAGTGGAAAGTGTGCTTGCGCAGGTAATGCAGCGAAACCAAGTCCCAGAGCTAAGCAAGGAGACATTAAAGCGTTAAGTTTTGTTTTTATTGTCATGGTTCGTACCCTAGCCACAGTGCAAATTCTCAGACGTAAACTGAGCGATAAAGGGCTCAAATGAGCCCTTACGTTTTTTGGTTCTTAATCAGGGTTCTAGCCCCGATATCACAAACTATTGAAGCAGTGCTTCGAACGTTAGGTGAACGTTCGCGCTTGCTTTGTCTGCCAGTGGGTTGTCAATCAACTCACCTTTGTAGTTCGCTTTCATTACGTAACGACCCGCTACGTCCGGAGTAAACGTGATTTCACCGTTCTCATCACTCACCACATCAATCTGCTCTTGGTGGTTGCGGTAAAGCGTACCTTCACGAGTAATCTCCGCTTTCACGTCTTTCTGGATTTCACCGTTGTAGAAGAACTGGAATGTTACTGGTTCGCCTTCAACGATATCTGAAGGGTGAGTCACTGGCTTCATCTCTAGAAGCTTGCCTTCAATTTTGAACACTGAATCCGTTGGCTTACCTACAGTGATGTAGCTTTCTGCGCGAGTGAAGCTGATTTGTGTTACCACGTCACGTGACTTTTCAGGAAGAACAGAGTCACGTTCCGCTTTGTTTGCTTTAATCCACTTCACAGTGTCACGGCGACCGGCCTTGTATTGCGTGTAGTAAGACGGCTGGTTGTTGATCGCCACTTTGTGTGTCCCTTCTTCTTCAAAATAGAAGTCGAAGATTGAACGACGCTTGCCACGAATAACAAAGTTAGGACGCTCGCTGCGGCCATCAGGCATAATGACATGAGCATTTTCGCTGCCAGCAGGCTTATCAAAAACAAACGTACCGTGAGACGCAGTAACATCGAACGTTAGCCAATCACCACCTTCTTTAGATACAGTAAAGTGAGACGGCAAAATCCAACGTGGGTGAGCTTGTGCCGTTGTCGTTGCTGCTAGGCCGAATGCCATCACACCCGCTAGAGCAAGTGCTTTGATTTTTGTCTGTTTCATCATGTTCAATTCCATTATTTATAATTGTTTGCCGTGTCGCTCTCTCTGAGCCTACGATGACCATTGTCTATTCTGTTCAGCTTGGTTTTAGTTCGTACTTACTAGTTACTGTTCGCACTTACTATTTAGCGATGTAATTCAGGGTGATTTCACCCGTCTCTTCCGTTGCTTTTAATTCGTAAGATGTGTTTGAATCTGTGAGTGATACTTTTTGGCGAAGGTAGTTACGGCCACCGTGTTCGCGAACCACTTCGATATGAACCGTGTACTCGCCTTGTTCTAACGTTTCACCGCTGTCGCTCTTGCCATCCCAAACGAAACGGTACTGACCAGCAGGACGTGTTGCAGACGTCACAGCATCTACCAGTTCACGATCGTAACGGCCAACCTTTCTCCACCAGCTACGCAGATCCTTAAGCCATTCGTCTTTACCGACCCAAAGCTCGATGGTTTTCACTGACTTTCGTTCGCTATTCTCTACCCACACCGCCACATAAGGACGTGCATACATAGAGGTATCAATCTTTGGAAGCTCAAAGCTGACATCCAGTTTTGCCGCATCAGGAATCGCTTGTGCCATACCTAGGCTTGGCAAAAGAGATAAAGCAAGAAGCGCCTTGCTCCAGTTCATTTTTTTCATTTTTAACAACCTTTTAAATCCGTTTAACCATTAATTATTTCTTCAAGTCGATTCATCAAACTGATTCGTCAAGTCAAATAATGGTTAAGGTACGGCGACAAAATAGATAGCAAGTGAGATTGCAGACCCAAACACCGTCCATTTGATGGAGGTATTAAGCGTCTTTTTCTTAGGTAACAGTAAGCACACGCCAGTCAGCACAAAGAAGATCATCAGTAGCGCAGTGATATCGATAAACCATTTCCATACTTCACCGCTGTTTCGACCTTTGTGTAGATCGTTCAACAATGCGATAACACCGTAATTCGTGGTTTCGACTTCTACAAATTCAGACGTAACGTCAACAAAAACGGAAGCGTTGTAGCCTGGTCCTTTGAAGTCCATAGATACCTCACCGATGAGCAACTCACCGTCTTCGATCTCTGCATAGATGTCCAAACCAGAAGGAACGCCGGAAAGGTTAGCTTCTTCAAACAGAAACGTTTCGAAGGCTGTCTCGTCAGCTTTTAAACGTCCGTCTTGGATCGTAAATAAACTCGTGGGAAGCGTTAGCGTAGAGCGTTGGATATTGGGTTGGCTTGATTCAAATAACTCAGGTCGGTTCAGGGTGATACCTGTTACTGAGAAAAAAAGAACCACGAACAGAAGCGCCATAGAAATATAAACATGAAGTCGACGAGCCCATGACTGAACCGCCCTACTTTTTAACGACATACAAACCAATACCTATAAATTTTATGGCGACAATTTAGTTGATAATCATTCGTATTGGCATTCAATTTACATTGTTTACGTTTGCCGAGTGGCGTAAGGAAATTTACAAAACATTACATGGGAAGTAATCGAACTGTATGCATATTCTTGCTAACTTATATTCATGGCGCTTAAGCTGAAGGTCAACAAGAGCTAAAACAGCTGGGTTTAGCAACTTTAAGACAAAGGACGCAGTGTGCACAGATGAGTACTTACAAGGTTTTGCACTGAGATCACTATAGACATCATTGAGGTGTGTGTTCAGCGATTGATGAGATGTGGTTTAGAGCAGATTAAACTTATTGATTATAAATTAGGTACAGTTACACAAGTTTAAAAGGATTTTAAAATGCGTATTATTATTTTAGCTTTAGCCATGTTGGTGACGGCTTGTACCAGCCAAATAGCAAGCAAGCAAGACCGCATCCAAAAACACATTGGCTCAAACATAACCGATATACAAGCGCTGTACCTAACTGAACGTTCGCGCCCTATCAGTTTTTGGGAATCTCGAAACTATGCTTGGGTTGAGACTAAAAAGCCTTTAGATAATGGCAATACTTTGCATGCCTTTAAAGACCCGTATCGTGATTGCACTATAAACTGGATCGCTGATAAAAGTGGTGTGATTCAAAGTGCAATTCCAATCGGTACGATGTGCAATCCTTGAGCTTAGAACGTTCACGCTTAGAACTTAGTTTTGCTGTTTGCCTTCCCAGACAGTAAAGCGAGCAAAAGTTTAACGCAACATATCAAAAAGGGTGCCATTTGAACGTTCAAATGACACCCTTTTGCTTTTCTTATTCCTAGCTTCTATGTGCTGTCTCTTATCTTCTTTTTTAGCTATCAGCAGTTAGACATTTCCGTTGTCACTTACCGTTCTTAGCTGAGTCAGGTATTTAATCCAACCTTTTGCTTCAGAAGAAGGTTCAATGTTGTTCGCACGCTTCGCTTGTGCCAATGCGTTATCAAGGTTCTTTAACTTGTACCAAGAACGTACTTTCGCCAATGCGACATCGGCTTGCTTGTTCTTGTCTTTCACTTTATCCAAAACAACCAGAGCACGATCATAGTAACCTTGTTGAACCAGTAACTGAGCCACATTCCAATGATATTGCCTGTCTTTTTTCGACGCTAACGTCCACACTTCAATAGCACTGTCCCACTCTTTCGCTAACTGCCAGTAGGTTGCTTGCTCTGCTAGAAGTTGAACATCGCTATTCGCATCATCTAACTTAGCGATCTCTTGTGCTGCACGCTCTGGAATACCACGTTTAGCATAAAGCTGAGCCAGTAGTCGGCGGTCTGAGTTTTTTAGCTCTACACCTTGAAGATCAGCTAGTGCTAGTGTGTTCAATGCATCGCGGTTGCGCTCTAGTCTTAACTGAATGCCCACAAGTTGACGCCACCAGTTGTCTTTTTCTGGCTGAAGTTCAATCAGGCTTTCCAGTGTTGGAATAGATTGCTTCCACTGTTTTAACTGTAGTTGTGCACCCAGTTTTAGCGATAGAGGCGACAACTCTGGTTTTGCATTGAACTTGTCACGATTACCAATGGCTACTAGTACTTTTGACCAGTTCTCGATTTGGTATTCCGCTTGTGCAATTCGCATCCAAAGCACGTCTTTCTTTTCCGCCTCTGGTGCTGTTTTTACTAACTTGTAGTAATGTGGAAGCGCGTTTTTGAACTGCTGATCATTTAATAACAGATCAGCAAGCATACGCTTCGTTATCCAAGCTTGTTCATCCACCAGCAAATTGGTATCGACGGCGTATGTAAGCTGCTTAATCGCTTTATCGGTTTTGCCATCTTGCCAGTAAAACACACCCAACATACGAGCGACATACGCTTTGTCGTAGCCTTTAGAAAGCTCCAAACCTGCAAGTACGTCGATGGCCTGTTTAACCTGTTCATCTTGAGCAAGCTTATGCGCCTTTTGAACACGAATAGCAGTATATTGGGTCAGCTCTTGCGCTTGTGTTGTAAGGGGCATTAACAACAAGCCCACTAATATCCATATCTGTTTCATCATTTTGCCAACTTAAACTCTAGTTTCACGGTTTGACCAACCTGAGCTATCGCTTTTCCATCGACGACTTTCGGTTGATATTTCCATTTTTTAAGTGCTCTCATCGCTTCACGTTCAAACATACGACGTGGGTTTGCGTCAGTGACTTTAATGTCAATTGGGCGTCCCGTTTCATCGATGGTAAAAGACATAATCACATGGCCTTCAGCTCCACGCTTAAGTGCTTTCGCTGGGTAACGAGGCTCCACTCGGTACAAAGGCATTGCTTGTTGGTTTGACCCAAAATCAGAGAATGTCGGTGCGTTAATCGCTAGGCCATCAATGGATGTATTCAAATCCAATGAAGGCAGAGAAGACATCGAATTTAGAGGCGTAACTTCAGCTTGGAACTGAGATGTCTGCGCTTCCGGTGGCGGCTCTGGCATTTCTGGTTTTTCCGGAACTGCACGTTGTCTTCTTTGAACTTCTTGTTCTTGTTCCACCATCACCATGTTGAAACTCAACGTCTCGTTATCATCTGGTGAACGTTGGTGGCCATTATCGACCATCCAAGCCATGAAAGAAAACAGCGCTAAGCCCAATGCACCCGCTAGCGGTAAAGCAAGAAATAGGCGAATCATTTATGAAGATCCTCCAAGATCATCGCTTATCAGCAGCAAGCGCAATGTTTTTAACACCTGCACCTTTCGCAGCATCCATCACTTTAACAACGGTACCGTTGTAAGCGTGTTCATCCGCTTGAATAACTAAAGAAGCATCAGGTTGTTCTAACAACAAATGCTCTAACGTTGCTTGCACACGTTCAACATCAACAACACGTTTATCAATGAAAATGTCGTTTGCAGAAGTAATCGCAACAAAGATGCCTGCATCCTTTTGGCTTACTACGTTAGAAGCTTGTGGGCGATTGACTTCTACCCCTGATTCACGAACAAATGAACTGGTCACAATAAAGAAAATAAGCATGATAAAGACAATATCAAGCATCGAAGTAAGGTCTATTTGAGCCTCTTCGTTTTTAGAATGACGTCGACCGAGTCTCATCGTTGACTCCTTAAAGATTTTTCTAATTTCAATTCTAAGCGGTTACACACTTTTGCTAAACGAGCATGAACGAACATGCCCGCTAAAGCAGCAACCATGCCTGCCATGGTTGGCAGTGTTGCTAACGAGATACCTGAAGCCATCAATTTAGGGTCACTGCTACCTTGTGTCGCCATGACATCAAACACAGAGATCATACCGGTTACGGTACCTAACAAACCCAACATCGGACAAATAGCGACTAACAGCTTAATAAAATTTAAGTTTTGGTTAAGCAAGATACTCGCTTGCCCTAACCAACCTTCACGAATGGCTTTGGCATGCCAAGAAGAGTGATCTTCTCTTTCATGCCATTTCGCTATCCAAGCCTGGCGTTGCTTAGGAAAGTAGAACGCAAGATAAAGCACACGTTCTACCACAAGCACCCAATACACTAGGACGACAGCCGCTAGCCACCACAGGACGAAACCGCCCTGCTCCATAAAGCTTGATAAAGACAGCAGCCAGTCACTCGTTAACCAACTCGCTGGTAATAGAGAACCCGACAAAATATCCATTACGCAGCAGTCCCAACTGGTGAAACAACAGCGTTTGATTCAACGGTCTTTTCAGCCTGCTCAGCAACAAGACCAATACCTTGTTTCTCAAGAATGTTGCGAATGTTTTCTGCTTGAGTGCTAAGAATGTTGTGCGCCAATAGAAGAGGCATTGCCGCAACCAGACCAAGTACCGTAGTTACAAGTGCCATCGAAATACCACCCGCCATTACTTTAGGGTCGCCATTACCAAACTGTGTGATCACTTGGAATGTTTCGATCATGCCAGTTACTGTACCTAAAAGACCCAACATTGGTGCTAGTGCCGCCAATAGCTTGAGCATCGATAAGCCTTTCTCTAAGTGAGTCTGTTCATCAACAACCGCTTCTAAAAGTCGCAGCTCTAGAGCTTCAACCGTTTGGTTTTGTTCTTTGTTGTAAACCGCAAGAACACGGCCTAGTGGGTTATCACCCGCTTGCTCAGGGTTCTTAAGTTGCGCACGGATTTTCTGGCGTGCGATAGCTAGTGAAACACCACGAACCAATGCGATGATTAGACCAATAGCCAATAAGCCAAGAATCACTTTACCAACCACACCACCCGCTTGTAGACGGTCAGTTAGGCTTGGCGTCAGTGCTAATTGCTCTAGCATGAACCCGCGAGAAGGATCGACAACGACATTAGATACGTCACCATTCGCAAGTGAAGAAAGTGACGCTAACGTTGGACCATTTGATGGCTGTTTCAGATACGCAATTGCATCTTCACGCTGAGTGTTCCAGCTAACATAGCCTTGGTCTGTTACTAGGCCAATTGAACCTAAACGATAAGCGTCGACAGACTGTGTGTTGCCTTCGCCATTGATGAATGCAATTTGAGATTTGCTAAGCTCTGAGCTTGCTTGGATCTGTTCCACCATGCTCATCCACAAACCAGAAAGTTGTGGCATTGATGGCAGTGATTTAGCATCGATAATTTGGTCAACGGTCGCTGTGTGCTCAGCGCGATCAACGCTGTTTACTGTTGAACTAAGCTCTGCGCCTAGTTCTTTCGCGTTTTGACGAACGACACCGAACAACTCACCAAGGCTACCCGTTTCTAAACGCAGTTTTTCTTCTAAACGAGCAAGCTTGTTCTCGTTGTCGCTGAAGGTTTGAGTAAGAACGTCTGTCGCGTTTTGAACCGATGTACGTTTCGCTTCAAGTTCTGATTTGATCGCTTTAAGCTCTTGCTCAGTCTTTTTAAAGTCAGCTTCACGAACTACGTTATGAGAAGCTTGAGTACGGTTCTCTGATTTTGCTTTGTTAACGAGCTGAGCCGTTGAATCGGAAGCTGAGAAAGCAGAAAATGAAAGTGATGTAATACAAAGCAATGCTGCTAATGGTTTTAAGTTCATTACTTAACCTCCGCAACAGTTAAAGAAACAGGTAAAGTAATCAAGCTTGGGGCTGCTTGTTGGTCAGCAATATCGTACGCTTTATCTAGCTCTGACTTCATAGAAGAATCAAGTTCTTGCCATTGAGCTTCTGTTTGATTCCAAGCCCAGTATTGGCTGCCATTTAGGTTACGAGCAACTAAAGAGATACGACCTAAGTGCAGAACATCTGCCTCGATCGTTTTATCACTCGCCAATGCGACACGACCTTGGTACACACCTAGCTTGATGCCGTAGTCCATCTCGATTTGGTATGCCTCTAGGATGCGACGGTATTTCTCTGCATCACTCACGTCAGCACGAGTCATCATTGTTTGTAGCTTTTCAACTCTTTCTAGACGCTGCTCTTTCTTAATCGGCACGTCTTTCTCTACTAACTGCTGAAGACCGTCGATCATTTGATACATCAATGGCACGACACCTTGTCGTGTGTATTTGATTTCTTCGATCTGCTCTTCAATGCTTTGAGCTTCTTGGTTTTGGCTCTCGACTAATGCAGCAAGGTGATCGTGATAGATTTCTAGGTTTTTCACTTCTTCTTGCAGACGCTCAATCTCAGCTTGCAGCATTAAAGTCGCTTGTGAGCTTTTATCAATAACCTTTTGGCTCGAAGCCGACGCGTTATTGGTCTTGTTTTGAATTGATTGAGCTTGATCCAAGCTGTTTGCCATAGAAGACGTTGCAACCAAACTGATGGCAAGCGCTAGGCTAGTTTTTAAAAGATTCATAATTGTAGTCATTTACTGTAGAAGAAGGTCAAATGAATTTTATTGATAAGCACTCTCATTATCATTAAAAGTCACTCGCATTACTAGGGATATTTTTACTGAATAGCGGAATCACGAAAGGGGAAAGTCGAAACTTGCCCCTTAGTATTTAGGCTAACAATAGTACCCTACTAACAAATTAGTATTTTACCTGTAAAGTCGCCATGTAGTTACGGCCTTCGCCAACAACTACGCTGCTTGTACTGCCACCTTCTAGGTAATCTGTATCAAACAAGTTTTCTACGTTGAAGCGAGCAACGAAATCTAGTTTGTCATCGTACTTAATCGTATGTGAAACACCCATATCTACGCGAGTGTAAGCATCTTTCTTAAAAGTATTAGCGCTTTCTGTGTAACGCTCACCTACATGGTAAACACCTAGATTTACATCAGTGCCATTGTTAAACGCATAAGTAGACCAAATGCTTGCTGTAAATTCAGGTACGTCTGCCGGTGTTTTACCTTCTAATTCAGGGTCGTTTTTGTATTCCGCATCAAGGAACATAGTCGATGCACTTAAAGACAATGCGTTAGTCAGGTAACCGGTCGCAGCTAATTCAACACCTGTGTGAACCTGTTCACCAGCCTGCGTTGTACGAGTATCTGCACCGTTGTTGTTAGCAGGGTCGATATCTTCTGTTACTTGGATATTTGATTGAGTGATCTGGAAAACTGCACCAGATACGAATAAACGTTCATCAAATAATTCCCATTTTGTACCTACTTCATACAAAGTACCTTTCTTAGCATCTTGAGACTGGCCGAAGTTAGCATCATCTTGGTCAGTGATTTCACCAACAGGTTCAAAACTTTCAGAATAAACAGTATAGATAGAACCATTTTCAGCAGGTGAATAAATCACACCAAGTTTAGGTAAAACATTATTGAAGCTTTCTTCTTTACCTGAACTACTGATTGTTTTGTCGTAGGCAAAGCGTGCGCCAGCAAGTACTTGCCATTGCTCATTAAGCGTTACTAGATCTTGTAGGTAGAAACCATAGTGCTTGCTTTCTGAATGAGATAGCGAGTCATCGTTATGGTAGCTAATATCTGAAGGCATATCGAAGCCATTACCACAAGCCGTTACCGCTTCCGCTTCAGTTGCGCTTGAACATGCGTAATCTTGTGAGTAAAGCTGTTTATAGTCGTAGTGGAGGCCGTTAACGCCAACAAGTACTCTATGATTTACGCCCAGAGCATCAAAGTCACCAGTAAAATCAACATAGGCAGTATCGAAAGTCCATTCATCATGACGATCCGATACTTTGTAGCCGTATTCACTATTTGATGAGTTGAAGTCGACTTCATTGTCAGATTCTGTACGTTGACGCTCATAAAACTGACGACTAACACCTGATTTAACAGACCATGTGTCATTTAGGTTTGCAGTTACTGCAACACCATAGTTTGCTACATCATTATCTGTTTGAGCAAAACGTTGATCAGTCACGGTATTAGGATCGACAACTTTACCTGTCGTGGTATCTATTTCAGAACCATTATCTAGATCGCCTAGTTCTTGTGTTCTGTCGTAGTGTAAAGAAAGCATCACATCATCGTTAATGTCGTAATCAACAAACAGACCACCAACGAAACGTTCTGTTTGTACATCCGTACCATCGAAACGTGTGCGATAAGAATCTTGATTCTCTTGCGATATGATAGCTCGTGCTCGTAATGTTTGAGCTTCATTTAGCGAGCCACTCACATCCGCAACAGTACGCGTATAATTGTCAGAACCGATATCTTGGCTAACAGATACTTGTGTTTCATATGTTGGTTTTTTCGACACCATGTTAACTAGGCCACCAGGTGTTGATTCGCCGTAAAGAAGACCAGCAGGCCCCTTCAACACTTCAACACGCTCTAGTAGTTCAACAGGTTGGCGGTAATGAGACCAGTGTTGAACGCCATCACGTAAGTAACTAGAGCCACTGTCTAGTTCAAAACCACGTAGGTTAAAACGCTCACGGTTTGTAGATTTAGAACCGGCAGAGATAGACGCGTCGTTCTTTAGAACTTCACCTAACGTGCTAGCACGCTGTTCATCGATGATTTGCTCATCGATTACTGAAACTTGTCCCGGAGTCTCTAATTGAGTCGCCTCCATGCGCATTGCTGTTGTATTTGTGTCGGCTTTGTAACCGTAGTCACGACCTTCAACAACCATATGCTCGTCTGTTTTTGCTGTTTCTGCCAATACTGCTGGTGAAGCTAATACTGCGCCGATCACTAAAGCCAATGGGCTCTTTGAAAACATGTCCTTTACTCCGTTTTTATTCTTTTAGACGAGCACTTTGTTATTTATTCGATGTGCTCGCTGAACCGTTTCCGGTACCACTGAATTATTCCGAGGGAGAATATAAGTGATAACTATTACCATTTGCATTAAATTTACATTCTTTGCATTCGTAAAGGTTTGTAAAGGCATGTCGTTGCGTAATCTTTATAAAGTTAGATAAAACCGATTCAATACAAACATTTAGAGAGCATTTAAGCGAAAAAATGGTTATCGCCGTCAAATCTTTTGAAACAGCGTTATTGGCTCGGTCTATTTATGAAGTGCAGATTGATAAGAAAATCATCTCTTCTTATTTATTACCTTTGAAACGACAGCTTTATGTATAAAACCCTCGATAAATGTAAATTTATGGTGAATTATTTTGTTTTATTTTGTTTACTTGCCGGAATTATCAGTGATTTTGATCACATCTATAATTCCAAACTCATTTTTTGTTTTTCGATTTGAACAACCGACTGCTAATCTCCTGCTCACTTTGAAAAGGTATCAAAGTTATACATAATAAGGAGTGTTCTAAATGAATACCAAGAAACCTATGTCTCTGACTGGTCGAGTAATCCTCGGTATGGTCGTAGGTATATTAACGGGATTTGCCATTCAATCCCTTTTTGCAGACAGCGGATTTGTTAACAACTACATCGTTAACGGACTCTTTGAAGTAGGCGGACAAATCTTTGTCGCCAGTTTAAAAATGCTTGTTGTGCCACTAGTCTTCGTTTCACTAGTGTGCGGTACAAGCTCTCTTAAAGACTTATCAACTCTTGGCCGTATGGGTGGCAAAACGCTTGCACTTTATATCGGTACTACAGCCGTTGCCATCACTCTAGCACTCTCTATTGGTAACCTGTTCCAACCTGGAGCTGGTGCCGATCTTACTGCTGCGAGCTCTTTCAAATCAGCTGATGCCCCTTCTCTGGGCCAAGTAATCATCGACATGTTCCCAACCAACCCTATTCAGGCGATGGCTGAGGGCAAAACGTTACAAGTTATCGTATTTGCAGTGTTGTTTGGTATCGCAATCAGTGCGGCGGGTAAACCCGGAGAACGTATCGCTGCCGTTTTCTCTGATCTAAACGAAGTGATCATGAAGCTAGTTGCGCTACTAATGAACCTTGCTCCTTACGGCGTGTTCTTCTTAATGGCAAAACTGTTCTCTGGCCTTGGCTTGGGTGCGATTTGGAACCTAGCAGAATACTTCTTAGTACTTGCAGGTACCCTACTGTTACACGGCTTGGTGACTTACAGCGCAATGCTTAAAGGATTCACAGGCCTTAGCCCAATCACGTTCCTACGTAAGATGGAAGATGCAATCATGTTTGCATTCTCAACAGCATCTTCAAACGCAACGATTCCAGTAACAATGGAAACCGCGAAAAACCGCATGGGCGTAGACAACAAAGTGGCGTCTTTCACAGTACCACTAGGTGCGACTGTGAACATGGACGGTACTGCTATCATGCAAGGTGTTGCGACAGCGTTTATCGCGCAAGCGTACAACATTGACCTATCAATGGGTGATTACCTAATGGTTATCCTAACGGCGACACTGGCGTCTGTAGGTACTGCAGGTGTTCCTGGTGTGGGTCTTGTTATGCTAGCGATGGTATTGAACCAAGTTGGTCTACCGCTTGAAGGTATCGCTCTAATCATGGGTGTTGACCGTCTTCTTGATATGATTCGTACCGCTGTAAACATCACAGGTGATAGTGCCGTATCTATCATCGTTGCTAAGTCTGAAGGCGCTCTAGACGAGTCTCGCTTCAACGACCCAGCAGCAGGTGAGAAAGAAGAAGAAGTTAAGCTAGCTCGCCAACAGGCATAATCTCGCTTATCTGACGCTCTTGCCTTCGAGCTAAGGTGTAATTAATGGCTACACCTTAACTCAAAAAAGCGCATAAACAGAAACGCCACTGCAGATGCAGTGGCGTTTTTTTATTGAGTATCGTTTTTGAATTCGTATTCGGTATTAACTATCTCTAGAAAAAGTACTTAAGTTAATCGCCGATTGGAAACATCAAATTCACCCTCAGTCCCCCACTTTCTCTATTCTCAGCAGTGACATGTCCATTCATCACACCCATCGCTTCCTTAACAATCGCAAGGCCTAGACCGTAACCACCAGACTGTTTGTCTCGGGCTGATTCTATTCGTGTAAACGGGTCGAATATACCTGCAATCTTGTTATCAGGAATACCATCACCATCATCTTCTACAGATATGACACTGTAACGTTTATCTAATAGCTGTTCGTACGTTGTCACGACAACATGAGCGTTCTCACCCGCGTATTTAATGGCATTACCGACCAAGTTACCAATGACTCGAAGCAGTAGCCTCTCATCAACGTTCACCATTGATGTCGGTGTCTCTAGAGAGCCAATCAAAGTTTGATTCGGTTTT belongs to Vibrio cyclitrophicus and includes:
- a CDS encoding DUF4198 domain-containing protein, coding for MMKQTKIKALALAGVMAFGLAATTTAQAHPRWILPSHFTVSKEGGDWLTFDVTASHGTFVFDKPAGSENAHVIMPDGRSERPNFVIRGKRRSIFDFYFEEEGTHKVAINNQPSYYTQYKAGRRDTVKWIKANKAERDSVLPEKSRDVVTQISFTRAESYITVGKPTDSVFKIEGKLLEMKPVTHPSDIVEGEPVTFQFFYNGEIQKDVKAEITREGTLYRNHQEQIDVVSDENGEITFTPDVAGRYVMKANYKGELIDNPLADKASANVHLTFEALLQ
- a CDS encoding DUF2271 domain-containing protein → MKKMNWSKALLALSLLPSLGMAQAIPDAAKLDVSFELPKIDTSMYARPYVAVWVENSERKSVKTIELWVGKDEWLKDLRSWWRKVGRYDRELVDAVTSATRPAGQYRFVWDGKSDSGETLEQGEYTVHIEVVREHGGRNYLRQKVSLTDSNTSYELKATEETGEITLNYIAK
- a CDS encoding PepSY-associated TM helix domain-containing protein yields the protein MSLKSRAVQSWARRLHVYISMALLFVVLFFSVTGITLNRPELFESSQPNIQRSTLTLPTSLFTIQDGRLKADETAFETFLFEEANLSGVPSGLDIYAEIEDGELLIGEVSMDFKGPGYNASVFVDVTSEFVEVETTNYGVIALLNDLHKGRNSGEVWKWFIDITALLMIFFVLTGVCLLLPKKKTLNTSIKWTVFGSAISLAIYFVAVP
- a CDS encoding energy transducer TonB, coding for MIRLFLALPLAGALGLALFSFMAWMVDNGHQRSPDDNETLSFNMVMVEQEQEVQRRQRAVPEKPEMPEPPPEAQTSQFQAEVTPLNSMSSLPSLDLNTSIDGLAINAPTFSDFGSNQQAMPLYRVEPRYPAKALKRGAEGHVIMSFTIDETGRPIDIKVTDANPRRMFEREAMRALKKWKYQPKVVDGKAIAQVGQTVKLEFKLAK
- a CDS encoding biopolymer transporter ExbD — protein: MRLGRRHSKNEEAQIDLTSMLDIVFIMLIFFIVTSSFVRESGVEVNRPQASNVVSQKDAGIFVAITSANDIFIDKRVVDVERVQATLEHLLLEQPDASLVIQADEHAYNGTVVKVMDAAKGAGVKNIALAADKR
- a CDS encoding MotA/TolQ/ExbB proton channel family protein, with the translated sequence MDILSGSLLPASWLTSDWLLSLSSFMEQGGFVLWWLAAVVLVYWVLVVERVLYLAFYFPKQRQAWIAKWHEREDHSSWHAKAIREGWLGQASILLNQNLNFIKLLVAICPMLGLLGTVTGMISVFDVMATQGSSDPKLMASGISLATLPTMAGMVAALAGMFVHARLAKVCNRLELKLEKSLRSQR
- a CDS encoding MotA/TolQ/ExbB proton channel family protein; amino-acid sequence: MNLKPLAALLCITSLSFSAFSASDSTAQLVNKAKSENRTQASHNVVREADFKKTEQELKAIKSELEAKRTSVQNATDVLTQTFSDNENKLARLEEKLRLETGSLGELFGVVRQNAKELGAELSSTVNSVDRAEHTATVDQIIDAKSLPSMPQLSGLWMSMVEQIQASSELSKSQIAFINGEGNTQSVDAYRLGSIGLVTDQGYVSWNTQREDAIAYLKQPSNGPTLASLSSLANGDVSNVVVDPSRGFMLEQLALTPSLTDRLQAGGVVGKVILGLLAIGLIIALVRGVSLAIARQKIRAQLKNPEQAGDNPLGRVLAVYNKEQNQTVEALELRLLEAVVDEQTHLEKGLSMLKLLAALAPMLGLLGTVTGMIETFQVITQFGNGDPKVMAGGISMALVTTVLGLVAAMPLLLAHNILSTQAENIRNILEKQGIGLVAEQAEKTVESNAVVSPVGTAA
- a CDS encoding DUF3450 domain-containing protein, whose amino-acid sequence is MNLLKTSLALAISLVATSSMANSLDQAQSIQNKTNNASASSQKVIDKSSQATLMLQAEIERLQEEVKNLEIYHDHLAALVESQNQEAQSIEEQIEEIKYTRQGVVPLMYQMIDGLQQLVEKDVPIKKEQRLERVEKLQTMMTRADVSDAEKYRRILEAYQIEMDYGIKLGVYQGRVALASDKTIEADVLHLGRISLVARNLNGSQYWAWNQTEAQWQELDSSMKSELDKAYDIADQQAAPSLITLPVSLTVAEVK